The following proteins come from a genomic window of Pyxidicoccus sp. MSG2:
- a CDS encoding MbnP family copper-binding protein, whose product MNAVLKSAGLWLVPSLLLMQGCAENEKTYQVRFSPQVREQPLACGTRYTDIGTSRGAIELLDFKMYVRDVTLVRANGERHVLALEQDGTWQRDTMALLDFEDGTGTCDTGSPLTRREVVGTAPEHDDYTGLEFKVGLPPEMNHLDGATAPAPLNAPGMWWSWQGGYKFLRLDVRSQANESFYFHLGAAGCKGSVGEGFTCTSDNQAMVTLSGFDPDTHVVVLDAAGLYSELDVERVPDGTSDGMPGCMSSAGDPECAAFFKQVGLAVDGSTLSRPDTFFRVR is encoded by the coding sequence ATGAACGCCGTGCTGAAGTCCGCAGGCCTGTGGCTGGTCCCGTCCCTGTTGTTGATGCAGGGCTGTGCCGAGAACGAGAAGACGTACCAGGTGCGCTTCAGCCCGCAGGTCCGCGAGCAGCCCCTGGCGTGCGGCACCCGCTACACGGATATCGGCACCTCGCGCGGCGCCATCGAGCTGCTCGACTTCAAGATGTACGTCCGGGACGTCACCCTGGTGCGCGCCAACGGCGAGCGGCACGTGCTGGCGCTGGAGCAGGACGGCACGTGGCAGCGCGACACCATGGCCCTGCTGGACTTCGAGGATGGCACCGGCACCTGTGACACCGGCAGCCCGCTGACGCGCCGGGAAGTGGTGGGCACCGCGCCCGAGCACGACGACTACACGGGCCTGGAGTTCAAGGTGGGCCTGCCCCCGGAGATGAACCACCTGGACGGCGCCACCGCGCCCGCGCCGCTCAACGCGCCCGGCATGTGGTGGAGCTGGCAGGGCGGCTACAAGTTCCTGCGCCTGGACGTGCGCTCGCAGGCCAATGAGAGCTTCTACTTCCACCTGGGCGCGGCCGGCTGCAAGGGCTCGGTGGGCGAGGGCTTCACCTGCACCTCCGACAACCAGGCCATGGTGACGCTGTCCGGCTTCGACCCGGACACCCACGTCGTGGTGCTGGACGCGGCCGGCCTGTACTCGGAGCTGGACGTGGAGCGCGTGCCGGACGGCACCTCGGATGGGATGCCCGGCTGCATGTCCAGCGCGGGGGACCCGGAGTGCGCGGCCTTCTTCAAGCAGGTCGGCCTGGCCGTGGATGGCAGCACGCTCTCCCGGCCCGACACCTTCTTCCGCGTCCGCTGA
- a CDS encoding sensor histidine kinase — translation MLDFLWTSYNAAAGDVVRDWGLDAHLSRWPTDGVTGLELEDCVRLVATGVPLSVPLRVRCDGGEARFQAVAMREGEGFSLWLLPPVEEDARALRETLEREREARRRAEAALEGASALRTREELLRLALTTARMVAWEWTEARRAVTWSQEADAFFGQLPGTLGSSLPGFLSCVVVEDRPRVARAIEQALAADGPYTLKFRCRHADGATHWYEAVGQGVRDGERAHRMVGVVMDCTEREQAEATLREAEERYRLAARATHDVLWDWELGAGTVRWEASPGEWFGYGQEPSTHGLDWWQARVHPDERDAVAAGLRAFVASTGATWQAEYRFQRGDGTWAHVLDRGVLARDAAGRPVRMIGSMMDITERHRALERLSEEARFRERFIGILGHDLRNPLNAISLSARAMRRRTPHNSNQQQLAQRIETSAARMGTMISDILDLTRARLSGGIPLNLAQANLATLCRQVVEELSAAWPDRHIAFDVEGRADGVWDADRLAQVVSNLVGNALEHGAQDAPVMLRCEEQDTWLVLEVNNPGAPIPTPQLATLFDPFRQAATAREKGRRRGGLGLGLFIVREIVQAHGGSVHVSSSERDGTTFTVSLPRDARQARAPVNTTRDT, via the coding sequence GTGCTCGACTTCCTGTGGACGTCGTACAACGCGGCGGCCGGGGACGTGGTGCGCGACTGGGGGCTGGACGCCCACCTGTCGCGCTGGCCCACCGACGGAGTGACGGGACTGGAGCTGGAGGACTGCGTGCGCCTGGTCGCCACCGGCGTGCCGCTGTCCGTCCCGCTGCGGGTGCGGTGCGACGGCGGGGAAGCGCGCTTCCAGGCGGTGGCGATGAGGGAGGGGGAGGGCTTCTCGCTGTGGCTGCTGCCCCCGGTGGAGGAGGACGCGCGGGCCCTGCGCGAGACGCTGGAGCGTGAGCGCGAGGCGCGGCGCAGGGCGGAGGCCGCGCTGGAGGGCGCGAGCGCGCTGCGGACCCGCGAGGAATTGCTGCGGCTGGCGCTGACCACCGCGCGCATGGTGGCGTGGGAGTGGACGGAGGCGCGCCGCGCCGTCACCTGGTCGCAAGAGGCGGACGCCTTCTTCGGGCAGCTCCCCGGCACGCTGGGCAGCTCGCTGCCGGGCTTCCTCTCGTGCGTGGTGGTGGAAGACAGGCCCCGCGTGGCGCGTGCGATTGAACAGGCGCTGGCGGCGGACGGCCCCTACACCCTCAAGTTCCGCTGCCGGCATGCGGACGGCGCCACGCACTGGTACGAGGCGGTGGGGCAGGGCGTGCGCGACGGCGAGCGCGCGCACCGCATGGTGGGCGTCGTCATGGACTGCACCGAGCGCGAGCAGGCCGAGGCCACGCTGCGCGAGGCGGAGGAGCGCTACCGGCTGGCGGCGCGCGCCACCCATGACGTGCTGTGGGACTGGGAGCTCGGCGCCGGCACCGTGCGCTGGGAGGCCAGCCCTGGGGAGTGGTTCGGCTACGGCCAGGAGCCCTCCACCCACGGGTTGGACTGGTGGCAGGCCCGCGTGCACCCCGACGAGCGCGACGCGGTGGCCGCCGGGCTGCGCGCCTTCGTGGCCTCCACGGGCGCCACGTGGCAGGCGGAGTACCGCTTCCAACGCGGCGACGGCACCTGGGCCCACGTGCTGGACAGGGGCGTGCTCGCGCGAGACGCGGCGGGTCGCCCGGTGCGGATGATTGGCTCCATGATGGACATCACCGAGCGCCACCGCGCCCTGGAGCGGCTGTCCGAGGAGGCCCGCTTCCGCGAGCGCTTCATCGGCATCCTCGGACATGATTTGCGCAACCCGCTGAACGCCATCTCCCTGTCCGCGCGGGCCATGCGGCGTCGCACCCCGCACAATTCCAACCAGCAACAGCTCGCCCAGCGCATCGAGACGAGCGCGGCGCGGATGGGGACGATGATTTCAGATATCCTCGACCTCACGCGCGCGCGGTTGTCCGGCGGCATTCCGCTCAACCTCGCGCAAGCCAACCTCGCCACCCTGTGCAGGCAGGTGGTGGAGGAACTGTCCGCCGCGTGGCCGGACCGCCACATCGCCTTCGATGTGGAGGGCCGCGCGGACGGCGTCTGGGACGCGGACCGGCTGGCGCAGGTGGTGAGCAACCTCGTCGGCAACGCGCTGGAGCACGGCGCGCAGGACGCCCCGGTGATGCTGCGCTGCGAGGAGCAGGACACCTGGCTCGTCCTGGAGGTCAACAACCCCGGAGCCCCCATCCCCACGCCGCAGCTCGCCACGCTGTTCGACCCCTTCCGCCAGGCCGCCACCGCGCGCGAGAAGGGCCGGCGTCGGGGTGGATTGGGACTCGGCCTGTTCATCGTCCGGGAGATTGTCCAGGCCCACGGCGGCAGCGTGCACGTGAGCTCGTCCGAGCGCGACGGCACCACCTTCACCGTGTCACTGCCGCGTGACGCGCGGCAGGCTCGCGCGCCCGTAAATACGACGCGCGATACATGA
- a CDS encoding S9 family peptidase, whose translation MRYLLAALALLSAPVLAQSKPAPSSVPTEDSFLRQLSETRNFNLGRPGLGTITPDEKTVFFLRAQPPSGAQTLFAFDVATGQTREVLTPESLLKGAEETLTAEEKARRERMRMVASGFASYALSTDGERLRLSLSGRLYVVERASGKVTELKTGPGTIDPQFSPDGRQVAYVRDNDVYRVDLASNTESRVTRGGTPEKTHGLAEFLAQEEMGRFSGFWWSPDSKLIAYTESDTSQVEQFTIVDVMHPEAGAQRFPYPRAGKANAKVRLGLTPVTGGRTTWVDWDATKYPYLASVTWPAKGPLTLLVQNRLQTEEQVLAVDVKTGRTRVLLTEKDDAWLDLHPPFPEWLPDGSGFLWLTERNGALEVELRDAGGGLVRSLVKPDAGFRGLVRYLPAEDTLYFLGGPNPTERYLWRVVKGGAPARVTSGGPALESARMSEKGHLAVLLTEGPTSLRRAQVLKADGTRVGELPSVAKEPPFQPRLEVRQVGRERFWASIVRPRDFKPGVKLPVIVDVYGGAIATSVHQSMAQSLLSQWMADQGFLVVKFDGRGTPLRGSAWLRAVKYDLGLVTLEDQVAALKALAAEVPEVDLQRAGIVGWSHGGYISALAAMERPDVFKAAVAGALVADWRDYDTHVSERLLGLPDEHPEAYEKSSLLTYAKQDRPIGRLLLIHGTADDNVYFFHTLKLSDALFRAGRPHELLPLSGYTHMVGDPLVSQRMWERVMRHFKESLAALPGTAAR comes from the coding sequence ATGCGCTACCTCCTCGCGGCGCTCGCACTGCTGAGCGCTCCCGTCCTGGCTCAGTCGAAGCCCGCGCCGTCCTCCGTTCCCACCGAGGATTCATTCCTCCGGCAGCTGTCCGAGACACGCAACTTCAACCTCGGGCGTCCCGGCCTCGGGACCATCACCCCCGACGAGAAGACAGTCTTCTTCCTCCGGGCCCAGCCTCCCTCCGGCGCGCAGACGCTCTTCGCCTTCGACGTGGCGACGGGCCAGACGCGCGAGGTGCTCACCCCGGAGTCGCTCCTCAAGGGCGCCGAGGAGACGCTCACCGCCGAGGAGAAGGCCCGGCGCGAGCGCATGCGCATGGTGGCCTCCGGCTTCGCCTCCTACGCGCTGTCCACCGACGGCGAGCGGCTCCGGCTGTCGCTGTCCGGCCGCCTCTACGTCGTCGAGCGCGCGTCCGGCAAGGTGACGGAACTGAAGACGGGGCCGGGCACCATCGACCCGCAATTCTCCCCCGACGGCCGCCAGGTGGCGTACGTGCGCGACAACGACGTCTACCGCGTGGACCTCGCCTCCAACACCGAGTCCCGGGTGACGCGCGGCGGGACGCCGGAGAAGACCCACGGCCTCGCCGAGTTCCTCGCCCAGGAGGAGATGGGCCGCTTCTCCGGCTTCTGGTGGAGCCCCGACTCGAAGCTCATCGCCTACACCGAGTCCGACACCTCCCAAGTGGAGCAGTTCACCATCGTCGACGTCATGCACCCCGAGGCCGGCGCCCAGCGCTTCCCCTACCCGCGCGCGGGCAAGGCCAACGCCAAGGTGCGCCTGGGCCTCACGCCCGTGACGGGCGGCAGGACGACGTGGGTGGACTGGGACGCGACGAAGTACCCGTACCTCGCCTCCGTCACGTGGCCGGCGAAGGGGCCGCTGACGCTGCTGGTGCAGAACCGCCTGCAGACCGAAGAGCAGGTGCTCGCGGTGGACGTGAAGACGGGCCGCACGCGCGTGCTCCTCACCGAGAAGGACGACGCGTGGCTGGATTTGCACCCGCCCTTCCCCGAGTGGCTCCCGGACGGCAGCGGCTTCCTCTGGCTCACCGAGCGCAACGGCGCCCTGGAGGTGGAGTTGCGCGACGCGGGCGGCGGCCTCGTGCGCTCGCTGGTGAAGCCAGACGCCGGCTTCCGCGGCCTGGTGCGCTACCTGCCCGCGGAGGACACGCTGTACTTCCTCGGTGGCCCCAACCCCACCGAGCGCTACCTGTGGCGCGTGGTGAAGGGCGGCGCGCCTGCGCGCGTGACGTCCGGCGGCCCGGCGCTGGAGTCCGCGCGCATGAGCGAGAAGGGCCATCTCGCCGTGCTCCTCACGGAAGGTCCCACGAGCCTGCGCCGCGCCCAGGTGCTGAAGGCAGACGGCACGCGCGTGGGCGAATTGCCCTCCGTGGCGAAGGAGCCGCCCTTCCAGCCCCGGCTCGAGGTCCGCCAGGTGGGCAGGGAGCGCTTCTGGGCGTCCATCGTCCGCCCGCGTGACTTCAAGCCCGGCGTGAAGCTGCCCGTCATCGTCGACGTGTACGGCGGCGCCATCGCCACCAGCGTCCACCAGAGCATGGCGCAGAGCCTCCTGTCGCAGTGGATGGCGGACCAGGGCTTCCTCGTCGTGAAGTTCGACGGGCGCGGCACGCCGCTGCGGGGCAGCGCCTGGCTGCGCGCCGTGAAGTACGACCTGGGGCTGGTGACGCTGGAGGACCAGGTCGCCGCGCTGAAGGCGCTCGCGGCGGAAGTGCCCGAGGTGGACCTCCAGCGCGCGGGCATCGTCGGCTGGAGCCACGGCGGCTACATCAGCGCGCTCGCCGCCATGGAGCGGCCGGACGTCTTCAAGGCCGCCGTCGCCGGCGCGCTGGTGGCGGACTGGCGCGACTACGACACCCACGTCTCCGAGCGCCTCCTCGGCCTGCCCGACGAGCATCCGGAGGCCTACGAGAAGAGCTCGCTGCTCACCTATGCGAAGCAGGACAGGCCCATCGGCCGGCTGCTGCTCATCCACGGCACCGCGGACGACAACGTCTACTTCTTCCACACGCTGAAGCTGTCGGACGCGCTGTTCCGAGCGGGCCGGCCGCATGAGCTGCTGCCCCTCAGTGGCTACACGCACATGGTGGGCGACCCCCTCGTCAGCCAGCGCATGTGGGAGCGGGTGATGCGTCACTTCAAGGAGTCCCTGGCCGCCCTCCCGGGTACGGCGGCCCGCTGA